Part of the Streptomyces sp. NBC_01460 genome, CGGAAGGCCGTCTGCTGGTCGGCGCCGCCGTGGGCGCCAGCCCCGAGGCGCTGGACCGGGCGCAGGCGCTCGCCTCCGCCGGGGTCGACTTCCTGATCGTCGACACCTCGCACGGACACAACAGCAACGCCCTCGACTGGATGGCGAAGATCAAGTCGAGCGTCGGCATCGACGTCATCGGCGGCAACGTCGCCACCCGCGACGGCGCCCAGGCGCTGATCGACGCGGGCGTCGACGGGGTGAAGGTCGGCGTCGGACCCGGTTCGATCTGTACCACCCGCGTGGTCGCCGGCATCGGCGTCCCGCAGGTCACCGCGATCTACGAGGCCGCGCTCGCCGCACGCGCCGCGGGTGTCCCCGTGATCGGCGACGGCGGCCTCCAGTACTCCGGCGACATCGGCAAGGCGCTGTCCGCCGGCGCGGACAGCGTGATGCTGGGCAGTCTCCTCGCGGGCTGCGAGGAGTCCCCGGGCGAGCTGATGTTCATCAACGGCAAGCAGTTCAAGTCGTACCGCGGCATGGGTTCGCTGGGTGCCATGCAGTCCCGCGGACAGGGCCGGTCGTACTCCAAGGACCGCTACTTCCAGGCAGAGGTGTCCTCGGACGACAAGCTCGTCCCCGAGGGCATCGAGGGACAGGTGCCCTACCGTGGCCCGCTGGCCAACGTCCTCCACCAGCTGGTCGGCGGCCTCCGCCAGACCATGGGCTACGTCGGCGCCGCGACCGTCGACGAGATGGAGAGCAAGGGCCGCTTCGTCCGCATCACCTCGGCGGGTCTCAAGGAGAGCCACCCGCACGACATCCAGATGACGGTCGAAGCACCGAACTACAGCAGGAAGTAAGACACCAGCGCAGGTGAGGGGCGGACCGGCTTCCCGGGACCGCCCCTCACGCGTGCGTCGGGGATACTGGTCAGCGCAGACGTAGAGGGAAAGGCCACACCATCGTGACTGAGATCGAGATCGGGCGCGGCAAGCGCGGCCGCAGGGCATACGCGTTCGACGACATCGCTGTCGTACCGAGCCGCCGTACCCGTGACCCGAAGGAGGTCTCGATCGCCTGGCAGATCGACGCCTACCGTTTCGAGCTGCCCTTCCTGGCCGCGCCGATGGACTCGGTGGTCTCCCCGCAGACCGCCATCCGCATCGGTGAACTGGGCGGCCTCGGGGTCCTGAACCTCGAAGGGCTGTGGACCCGGCACGCCGACCCGCAGGCGCTCCTCGACGAGATCGCCGAGATGCCCGTCGAGGCCGCCACCCCGCGGCTCCAGGAGATCTACTCCGCCCCCATCCAGGAGGAGCTGATCGGGCAGCGCATCAAGGAGGTGCGCGACTCCGGTGTCGTCACCGCCGCCGCGCTGTCGCCGCAGCGCACCGCGCAGTTCTCCAAGGCGGTCGTCGACGCGGGCGTCGACATCTTCGTCATCCGCGGTACGACGGTCTCCGCCGAGCACGTCTCCGGCGCGGCCGAGCCGCTCAACCTGAAGCAGTTCATCTACGAGCTGGACGTCCCGGTCATCGTGGGCGGCTGCGCCACGTACACCGCCGCCCTGCACCTGATGCGGACCGGCGCGGCCGGTGTCCTCGTCGGCTTCGGCGGCGGCGCCGCGCACACCACGCGCAACGTCTTCGGCATCCAGGTCCCGATGGCGACCGCGGTCGCCGACGTGGCCGGTGCCCGCCGCGACTACATGGACGAGTCCGGCGGCCGGTACGTCCACGTCATCGCGGACGGTGGCGTCGGCTGGTCCGGCGACCTGCCGAAGGCCATCGCCTGCGGCGCGGACGCCGTGATGATGGGTTCCCCGCTGGCCCGCGCCACGGACGCGCCCGGCCGCGGCCGGCACTGGGGCATGGAGGCGGTCCACGAGGACGTGCCGCGCGGCAAGCTGGTCGACCTGGGCTCCGTCGGGACGACCGAGGAGGTCCTGACCGGCCCCTCGCACACCCCCGACGGCTCGATGAACATCTTCGGCGCCCTGCGCCGGGCGATGGCCACCACGGGCTACAGCGACCTCAAGGAGTTCCAGCGCGTCGAGGTGACGGTGGCGGACTCGCAGCACCGCCGCTGACCGACGCCGCACGGAGGAGGGCCCGGACCGCAGATGCGGTCCGGGCCCTCCTCCGTGCGTGGCTCAGTCGGCGGCCCTGGTGAGCGGTCTCAGTGGGCGGCCTTCTTGGCGGACGAGAAGGCGGCCGCCGCGGCGATCGCGAAGAAGAGGATGCTGATCGCGTTGGTGTCGGCCTTCCACGCCTCGTTCAGCAAGCTGAAGTGCTCGAAGAATATCTCTGTGACCGTGACCGGGGCGGACTTGGTGGCGATGATCGCCTCGCCGAGCAGCTGACCGCCGTACACGCCGATCAGGGCGAGGATCG contains:
- the guaB gene encoding IMP dehydrogenase, which translates into the protein MTANVDGVPEKFATLGLTYDDVLLLPGASEVLPNAVDTSSLISRNVRVNIPLLSAAMDKVTESRMAIAMARQGGVGVLHRNLSIEDQVNQVDLVKRSESGMVTDPITVHPDATLGEADALCAKFRISGVPVTDPAGKLLGIVTNRDMAFESDRSRQVREVMTPMPLVTGRVGISGVEAMELLRRHKIEKLPLVDDAGILKGLITVKDFKKAEQYPNAAKDAEGRLLVGAAVGASPEALDRAQALASAGVDFLIVDTSHGHNSNALDWMAKIKSSVGIDVIGGNVATRDGAQALIDAGVDGVKVGVGPGSICTTRVVAGIGVPQVTAIYEAALAARAAGVPVIGDGGLQYSGDIGKALSAGADSVMLGSLLAGCEESPGELMFINGKQFKSYRGMGSLGAMQSRGQGRSYSKDRYFQAEVSSDDKLVPEGIEGQVPYRGPLANVLHQLVGGLRQTMGYVGAATVDEMESKGRFVRITSAGLKESHPHDIQMTVEAPNYSRK
- a CDS encoding GuaB3 family IMP dehydrogenase-related protein, with protein sequence MTEIEIGRGKRGRRAYAFDDIAVVPSRRTRDPKEVSIAWQIDAYRFELPFLAAPMDSVVSPQTAIRIGELGGLGVLNLEGLWTRHADPQALLDEIAEMPVEAATPRLQEIYSAPIQEELIGQRIKEVRDSGVVTAAALSPQRTAQFSKAVVDAGVDIFVIRGTTVSAEHVSGAAEPLNLKQFIYELDVPVIVGGCATYTAALHLMRTGAAGVLVGFGGGAAHTTRNVFGIQVPMATAVADVAGARRDYMDESGGRYVHVIADGGVGWSGDLPKAIACGADAVMMGSPLARATDAPGRGRHWGMEAVHEDVPRGKLVDLGSVGTTEEVLTGPSHTPDGSMNIFGALRRAMATTGYSDLKEFQRVEVTVADSQHRR